In one window of Thermodesulfobacteriota bacterium DNA:
- a CDS encoding GYD domain-containing protein, with amino-acid sequence MGKYIMLSTLTDEGRKTIKMRPERIKEVNKEIEKMGVKVLEQYAVLGPYDFVNIVEAANNETISRVSIELGSRGTVKIMTLAAIPIDKFEKKLSR; translated from the coding sequence ATATATAATGCTCAGCACACTGACAGATGAAGGAAGAAAAACTATCAAGATGAGACCCGAAAGGATTAAAGAGGTAAATAAGGAAATTGAGAAGATGGGAGTAAAGGTGCTGGAACAATACGCCGTTCTTGGACCCTACGACTTTGTAAATATAGTAGAGGCAGCAAACAATGAGACCATTTCAAGGGTGTCTATCGAACTAGGTTCACGCGGTACGGTAAAGATAATGACACTCGCTGCAATACCAATCGATAAATTTGAAAAAAAACTATCGAGATAG